gttaggAATTCGACCCACCGCAAGTTCGACGCACCACAAGTTCAACTCGGTGCAATTTGAACGTAGTGCAAGCTCAACGCGCGACAACCACAATGTACGACAAATGCAGCGCACAATGGGTTACAAATTATACATGtcaaaaattcaacaaattataACATCAAAATAATCTCCAACAAAAGGTGCAGCAACCTTGCTGTAACCATCTCCAAatctattataaaaatatttgacaatgaTACTCTTAAAAGTCGTTTCATAAATTACTGAAAAGGTACCAAACGACAAACCACGTCAATATTTCACGTTTTTCTCGAATTTAACATTGGCTCTGAAGCGAACAATTGGGTAATAATCTGGAATGAAAGTTTCGCGGTTCCACGGACACCGCAATGCAGATCTGCTCGAGATCTTGATGGAATTTTCACTGGATGCGACACACAACAAGGTCGGTGAAACAGAGAACGAAACTGGAAACGTACCTCGGAGAAAGCACCAACGCCGGGTTATCGAGATAAGTCTGATTTAACCGGCGCGCATTCGACTCGTGCTAGTTCACGAATAATTGCTGGAAAGTTTTGTTTGGGACACTCTAATTAACCGTTAAGGAGCTATTGTTTCTGGTATGAGTCACACCGCTGTAATTACTAAGGGAATGTTGACGATTTTTACGTTTGAGTGCGAGGTAAATCTACTGCTGAATCTACTGGTTACTTTTAACAGCTACAAGATGTATCTACTGGTTACTCCTTTTAACAGCTGTAAGATGTATTTGCATAGTTTGTCAAGATACATTGTCAAGATATATTGTCAAGATACGTTGTCAAGATGCATGTATTTTTTCAAGATACAATTCTTAAAAAATAGTCATCtctgttaaaattttataattctgttACAAAGAGagctacatttatttttattcagttGGCGTACAAAAGTAGAATGATCTCTTTCGCGAGTTTATATAGCTTCTTGATACCTTTTTCCTAGAAAGTAGGGGCAAAAGGGAACCAGTTCTATAACTCGGCGGAGAAATTAAATGTGACACTAGATTCAGTGTGCATCTGTTTAAAAAAGAACACGTATCGCGTTTCTCTTGATGTAAGAACCGACACTtcctgttaataaaaatatcgctCGTAATCGTGCGTAAGAGTTTTCGATTTTTAGAAAAGGTTTCTATCTTCCTCTGTATCCTGTGTAAAACGTCAGTCATTCGGTTTCGTCACAAATTTCACTTCTTGGATGAAATCCTTAAaaatcttcctaatttcctgtGTTACCTATTAGCcaaatatttcttgaaatatgGTGGTGCTTGAAATATTGAGAAGACGATGTGTATAGATAGATAATATCATTTCGATATGCTCCATCTAACGTTACtaacttcattttttttaagttaCTCTTAATACTAAGTTACCATCATCTGATGTATCTATCTAAACTGTTTGCATTATCTGATGTCAAATTACCTTATTATCTATCCTACCCCTCAAATAAATTGACTTTGAATAAAGAAATCCAGTTACAAGAAAAGTCATTGCAAGAATAAATTCTCGTAGTTCTACCTGTTTCCAGAAATTCCTGAAGATGGTTAAAGATCGATGGGGTATCTTCTGTGTCATCTTCAGGGCCAAAGAACACGAGAATCTCCGGTGAACCAGAACTGGTCGTCGACGATCCCTTCTTCAGGATCACTGAAGTCGGGAGCAGAGGAAAGAGAAACAGAGAGGACGGAGGCTTAAGTGTAGCGTGGAGGTGGCGCCAGGCCCCTCCTTCTAATAAAAGCCGCTCACTAAGCTCCGTTACACAGACAGTCACAGAAAAGTCGAAGAGAGCAGGAGCCGGCGAGAGCTCCTTTTGAGTCCTCTTAACAAGCGGCCAGTTCAAATTTATCGTGTGACGGATTACGATTCGGTGTGCGGTGAGTTCCGCGACTCGTGCGTTTCCCCTAACGATAAGTGAATCGGGAAACGGTCAGGAAACGAAGGAACCACGTGGTTAACTCGAGGGCTCAGTGAGGGAAATCGTCGAGTAGATCAATagacttcatatttttatttgatgcacttttttcattttctttttgagATATCGTTGTTTTGGATCGGAAGCTTTTAGTTCATGCTTTTTGTCTTTACTCGATTGTTTCCCCGGTGCAGAGTGTTCCCTTCGAACCTCCTAGGGTGATCTCAAGAATTGCCGCAGTGAAAATCTTCGTGTAGTGGTTCTCGCCGTGTGCGACCAGCTCGAAGAGAAAATCGACGAGGAAAATGTGACTTCGAACACGTGTGGTTCTTCGTTTCCTCTGATCTTCCTCCGTGATTTGACTGATTTCTGATTTGAAGAAACACTTGGTAGCGGTCGTTACTTTTGTATGATCTCAATTTCCTATCTTGCATAATGTGTCACCTGTTTCTTTTTTATGGAGATGGATACACTTTGAGCTTGCAAAAATTATATACTCAAAATAAACAGAATTTCGAACTTTACCAGAACATTAATTTACAGAAGAAATTCAAACTTCATCAGAATATTCGTCTTCATTTCTTCATTACCTTACATAGAGTTCCAAATAGCAAATCATTGAACTcagaaaaaaaatgtttaatttaaaagaaagtaGTCTCAGATTGCAACAAATACGTAAATGTAGAACGAATGTACCATAATCTATTTCacaaattatgaataaaattgaataaaataaaaaaaattcgagaataaaataaaaattgaactccgaaagaatttttgtacaaatattttaacaatgacGAATAATTGACAGTGCCATTCGTCCTCGAAACATTGCACCATCGAGTCGTGCGAGTTGAATGTATATTGCCTCGATGCCATCATTAAATTCTGGCAGCTCGCTCGAATAGTTGCACCTGAATTTCTATTGCACTATTCACGCTACGCGACGAACATTAAACCCCGAAGAAACTACAAGGTACATATTTTGTTAGAGCATCTTTCCCCGGGAAGCGTTGAAGATGGCAACGTTCTCGACTTTCATTCGGTCGAAAGTGATAGTTTCGATCCGAGCTCGAGAAAGGAGAGCTCCCCTCTCCTGGAGCATCACCGTGACTCCTTCACCTTCTTCTTTTTCCCCAGAATCCGTTAGAAACGCTTCCGTGCCATCCCGCAAGAAACACGTGTCGCAAGAAACACAAGATAGAAATGCAATTTAGCAAACGAGAAACTGAAGCTACTAAAAGTTTCTTCGAATAATTCGAAATAACCAATTTTGAGAATATTCTGTCTTTTTGCAGGACCAATCGACAAACATGAAACTCATCATCGTCTTGGCATGTGCGTTGTGCGTGACTTTGATCAGCTCGACACCGCTTCCTGAAGGAGAACGTTTTCAGTCCGAGGTGAGTCCTTCGAGAAACCTTCATCAAGGAACAGGTTTTGCCCTAAAGCTTTATTTCAATTTAGGCTGGTGTGAGCGTTTCGTGACATTGCATACACAACTACGATCGTAATTCCGTCGATGAAGGTCAATGCAGCTTCAAAAGATAGTGTACACATTGTTTTTCAAACGCCATGAGTTAATCATACGAATCACAAACTACAATTATGAGGTTTATGCTCAATTTGTTGACAAACCTTGATATTTGGCCACTGGATGAATAATTCATCTTTGAGAGAACTCTGTACTCTTTTTTACGAATAAGTTGAGGAATATCTTTGGAAGTATAAATAACTCGAATTGAAAGGAGTTCTGCGCAAACTTCTTGGTATTTAGACGCATCATCGACCATAATTTGGAGAAATAATTTCGATTATGTCGAAACTCGTATGACTCAGTGTTAATGATTACAGTTCGATCATTTTTTAACTCTTGTTCAAGGGTTTCGCTTTTGTTATGTAATCGGTTACGGTCGATTTCTCTGTGTCACTGGGTCACCAAGATGCACGGTCTCGATTCTTATCATCGAGGATCACCGGAACCGGAGAAAGTGACCGTTTCCGTTCACGGAAGCTCAACGGTGACAAACGATGACCGGTTTAATTAAGTCGTAGAGAATCGCGAAAGTTCTCGCCGCGGTTTCATGGTTCAGCTAAGTCAATCGTCGGTGTTTCATTTTCGATCAGGGGTCTTTCACTCGCGCGTGTTACCTCGCGTTGTACAAACACCTAGGAAAACTTCTTGACTTTGAAATCTTCGCGTTTCTGCGATAATTCAATTCGTCTTGCTTGGTTAGCGTTTAAAGACAAAAATCTTGGGGAAACGTGTTTACCGTGTATAATCAatgaaatctgcaaatttaatgCCTAATGGATTCGGCCGTAAAAGTGGCAGCGCTTCTGATGGATGGAATGATCGTAAATGCGTAAATATTTTAGCTGGCTGTCACCGATGACATTGAAAGACTAGCGAAAGATTTAACGCGGTGAAATACGGCGGTTTCTTCACCTTTCGTGGATAGATCGAATCTGGCTTCGTTTCAAAACATTTTGGCTCTTTTCTCTTTCCTTGAACCGAGACACTGTCTTATCGAGAAACTTTCTCGTTATTCCTCGTTTGAGCACTTTTAGATTTTCACATTTTACTCCTACCATTAACTATTCCGCTGATAATTTTACGTAAACTTGCCACTGAATACTTCTGATTTAACTTTCGATCGCTGGAAGTGTTACTTTCATCCTTTTACAGATCTGCAGAATCGAAAATTTCTAATCATTGCATAAGTGTAACACCATCCTTACGATTTGTAAAAGTACTCATAAACATACGACATTGACATCGATTTTGCCGTAAATTCGAGACAAATCCTAAATCGTTCGGAAGGTCATCGTCGAGGTCAACGAAAGTGATTCCGTAATTTCTGAGAAGTGGTTTCATAGAGAAAAAGTTAGGCAAGTGACGTTTCACGATGAAATACACGGTCGAAAAGCCAGGTTCGAGCGGCTCTCTTCTTTGGCCCGACACTTTCACTGGCCGCGAACTTACAGAGTTACACCGGACACTTTCTTCGGTCGATCGGTGCCCGATGGAAAGCGCGTGCGTAAGCGTACACGCGTTCACGTGCACGTTTCAACCTCCTTCTGATCTGCGATTCTTCAGACACCACGAACCAGTGGTTCCCAAACGGTCTTATGACTCCACTCAatcttttattcttattttttaactACGTTTATAAATACGCATTCATTCAACACTTTATTTCGGTTGACATTTGTGAAAAAATTGTCGGAAATCAGCTGTAGTTCGTTATTGATAATCTGCGTTCAACTTGTATATTAATGCTTGATTTTAATTATGCATTCCGTCAGggattgttaaaattaaactcCTCTATTAATTGGGTAATAAATATTCAAGTGACGTTTGACCACATCACATAATTAAATTTGCTGTTCCCATCAAGCTTTGATGTAATAATTCTTCGAAGACGGTCCTTGTTTGGAGACATCAATGCGTGGCAAGAGAGTGTTCCTAGAACTGCACGTTTTCCTGTACGTTTAATATTTCGCGTTTAGAGACATCAATGCTTGGTTAAGACACCTAAGTCTAACTATCTTTAAGTCGCACATGGAGTATAGTTATGAAGGAAAGCTTTGATAACTGTAAATGTGTGCATCGCGAACGCGACAGAAAAACGCGAGACGAATTGCCGGTGGAGATTGTAACGAAGGAAAAAGTAATTGCTGTAAGGATAAGACGCGGGGACGAATAGCGTAACAGCTGCTCGAATGTGAACGTGGTTCGAGGGAAAGTGAACCATGGTAACCAGGTTGAGCAACTTTTGAGTCCGGTGACCAAGACGGCACGATTAAGCCTTATCGAATAGTTTGCGTCAACAGGTTCATTCTCAAAACGAACCGCTGCTGCCGTTTAATTCGAGCAACCTTCGCAAGACAATGTTCAAAGCGGTCGTAACAGAGAACTGTGTTCCTGTAATAACACACAATCGCGTTTAACGCGGTAGTTTCTGATGAATTATCGTCGTTCGGCTTTACGATCCTCTTGTTGAATTTTATCGCTGTCCAGTTAGACCACGTGTTGGTCGCTGATTTTACGTAATTCGAAAATTGCCATTTACGAACAAGGTAAACGTGCTTGGACAGTTCCTTCCGAGATAACATCTCTCTCGTACCACGTGTCTCTAGGATTGCACAACCTTATATTACTATAACCGACACTTTCGATCAATTTCTCGTGCAAATTATACCCGTCGCTTCCTTATCCTCGAGAGCAACGATTGAAGAAGTTGAACTTCCGAAAAGAACCGAACAGGAAGAAAAATCGACAGGATGGACAGAACCGCGAAAGAAATACTTTGTAGGGACAAAGGGCAACTTTTTTCAGGCACTAGATCGATTGGTGACGGTCGAAGGAGACAACGAGATCGCCCTCAGGAGAAAGAGGACAATCGGTATCCTGAAAGAACTGTTCCCAGAAATATCTCAGGTGAGCAGCTGCTGAACAAGAACGCAAATCCTGCAGACAGCCAGGACCTGTTTTAACACCTTCTACCCGTTAACAGGACCTCGAACGTCCTTCCCGTTGTTTGTCGATAAGCGTGTGAACGTCTGACCGAGAAATCTTCCATCGGATGGCAGAGAAATTTGATTGGTAATCTTGTGTCGATTCAAAGCGGAGGAGAAATTGCTCGCAGCGAATCGGCATTCCTGTCAAGAAAGTTGCACGTTCGATTCGCGATTCACGCAAAAGTTTCCCGTTTCCCTCTCGGATTGTATAACCGCGCgtttactcattttattaatcGATGTTCTTGACTCGCGTTATCTCCCGCTCATTAGACTAAAAGCATCTGATTATTCAAACTCTTGCTCTTCGTATACTCAGACTTTAGACTTTAATTTTTGAGTTTCCATGTTCGCAatatcccaagttcctaaaatcCCTCGCCCGTAAAAAAGCTCCCAACGAGTCTATTAAGCGGGCCACCCtaaacaatcacaccatcaatgTGTCGACAATCTCGGTTCAAAAGCTGACAAGAGAACAAAAGTTGCTCTCGAATGGAATTCGACGACCCTTCATACAGCCGACTCATCGACAACCCCGAAACCGGGATGAAAATCCAAAACTCCTAAGACGAGACGACAGAGACCAAGCGACAGCCAGCTAAGAGCCGTTGTTTTCTAGATGATCGAACAAAAGGTGAACGCGATAGCAGCTGAAATCATCCGAGTCCTGGGTCCGACCGTGCTGCGCAGTTTCGTCGGCAATAATTCTGGGGCGAGATCCGGGGGCTCGTCGAAAGAGGGATCGACGGTGACCGCCGCGTCTCCCTTCGACGACGACGATTTCGACGTCGACGGCACCAAGTCGACCAGTTCGAACGGTAGAGTGTCGATATCGTTGCCGACGTATCCGCCGGATGAGGTCGAGGACACCACCGGTAACTCTACCACGATCGCCACCGAATCGTCCGTCGATGAGACGACCAAAATCAGCGATGACGTGCAGAACGCGGGGACGACCGACGTCAGCAACACGATCGCTTGATCGTCGTTCGCTGACCAGCTCGGTAACACGTTTGGAGGTCAATGAACCTCGGGAAGATTGATCCCTCGATGTACCGGCAAGGACGACCACCGCGCAATCGGGACTGCTGCGGACTCTATGTCTACCATCTTCTTTGCCTGCTAACTGTCCTTTTTGTTCTGTGTGCGTTCAATCTCGTTTTATCTATCTGTTCACGTATCGTCTGTCTTCATTCTGTGTTCGAGACGTTGTCCCTTCATTGGAGGGTGTATTGTTCTCTTCTCTGGCTTACTTCTTCTTCGCTGATCATTTCGTGCTCTTCAGAAACGACGACCTCTCATACTTCTCTCCGGCGTTTCTGTTTTTCAAACATTCTTCATCGAATTGGTCTTATATATCGTCCAGTTTTCACCGCGTGGACGGTCTGATTCGAAAGGAACGTTGAATATGTTTGAACTCTGTATTATATAAGCAGCAAATGTATTTCTAACGATCGTAATAAGTGTCGATGCACCTGAACGATTCCCAACGCTCAAACGTTGCTCAGGTCCAATCAAAGTTGAGAATCGTCGGATTAATTTGGTAATACACCTGTAGAGCTTTTAATTACGTCCGTGCTTGCCGAAGACCtctgttaataattaataatatcgacgCGTTTTCCGATCACGAGACATCGCCAGAACGCGCGTCTCACGCTTCATCTCCCTCTTGCACTTTCCGCTCGAATGAACGTTCGATCGCCCTCTACACAATTTATCAAGGAATTATGTAAACAAGATATTCGTTACAAGAAACTCGATTCGGGTTAACGCTCTATCAAGACCTTGGctgtattcaaatttaatagCCTAGCTATAAATTCTTGCCTTTCTCAAATTCAATGtcaaatttaatcaaatttgaCTGTCAAATCTAATGTCCACGTTCCTGTCGGCGATCGATCGGTTCTTCTCGAGACCCCGGTTCGAAGAGGTCGACCGTGAAACTTGTGACTTACAGGACGTGAACCCGGAAGCGGAGGACAGGGTGAACGAGGTGGCGGCAGAGTCGCAAAACAACGAGGTGAAAGTGCAATTCGCGGACGAGCAAGGAAGCAGTGATGCAGCGGCACCTCTGACGCCGTTGGACGAGGTAGAAGCGGAAGACGACGAGAACCGGAACAAGAGGTTCCTCAACTTCGGCTTCGGCGCGTCTGCGGACAAGGGTAGCGGCGCCGGATCGGGCAACTTCCTGTTCGACATTATCAGGGTGAGTTTCTTACGATCTCCATCCTTCTACTGAATTCTTTTTGCAAAATGGGTGAAAAGTGGATGTTATGCAATCTTTAAATCCGgaactattttaataaaatcacgAGTGaagtctcttttttttttaatagtaaGATGAGATGAACATAGACTTAGAAGAAAGAATATAAGACTTGGAAGACTCCTTTGTAGATTTTtagtaaatacattttaaataatttcgttcCTATATGCAATCGTTGGATTAGTATTCACGCTTTCAATATTACATCTTCAATGAagctaataaaaaataaatttaaaaaaagtaacATCAGTAACGCGAGGACAAAAAACTTGACTTGGCAGTATTTAATGTTCAAGCAAGAGTAAAGTACAGTGTCACAAGAGCGACTGCATGAAGAGTTCGAATACAATTTAATAGTTCGATTGCAAGGTTCCTTACCTATTCATGACTTGTTTGTTAATAAAGGTAGAACGTGTGTGAAAAAAGTCTGGAATTTACGCACAAGTAGAAACGATCTTTAGCTTCACTTTTTACGTTGCTGAAAAAAGGAGTGTCAATTACGAGATAGGAACTTGGAACTAAATGAACGAGTTGGACTTTCGTGTTTGCGATCAAAGCTGAACATACTTGGGTCGATTGCGAACGGCAGCAatgaaaatagtaataatagagTGGCAGTAGAAAGTAGTTCAGCAGGATATAACGCGTGCGGATATTTCTGATACAAGTATCAGAAGTATCGATTATCGAAGTGCTTAATCTGAATTGATGAATGAACTCAATTCCGCTATTAATCGCTTATAGAAACGTACGAGGAAACGTTCAGTGCATTTAACTatgatttaaaattagaaagttttAGTCGTAGAAACCTTGATGTCCTTGATAAACCTTGATTAAGTAAATTATTACTCAATAACAAAAAACTCAAGAATCGATCTGTGATTACCAAACGCCTTTGTTACTCGATTCTTGTGACCCATTCAAGTACACGAAAAACCTGGCAGACCACGAGTGACTAATCGAAACTGGTCTCCGGCTCAGTTTCCATTTAAGTTCATGATAAATTGCCATTCTCTCGAACTCCACTTTTCGCCCAGGCACGAAAGCATCGAATGAACCGTGAAACAGCGAAAAGAGCAGAGGTCCCAGATGAACGCAACCACTGGTTAAATAGCAAAATTTCAGCCGCTTTACAGGAAGTTCGAGCTCGAGGCGAGGAAATTAGTCGGAGGTAGCAGCGGAGGGGAAAGACCTTCGATAAAAAAGAACTAAAATAAAGACAGGCTCGCGTAGCTGAAGAGCGGATCAGTAAACGAAAGTTTCTCGTGTCTGTTCTCGTTTAGCAAGCGGCCGACGGGGCGGCAAGAGCGGCGGGCACGGTGTACCGCGTGGTGGCAGGTACGCAGAGCCTAGGGCTCGGTTTAAGCGCCTCTCGGGACTTGGGCCCTGTTCCCCAAGGTGCCGCCCCTGCTGCCGCTCCAGCTGGTTCCTCGACCACGGCGGGATCCTCGACCAGCGCACCGGCCGCGTCAGGAACCGGAAACTTACCACCGGTACGCCAATCCTTCCGAGCAGAGCCGAACGGACACTGCCGAGAACAAAAGAACAAACAAAAATGAAACTCTGCACGTCTCTCTTATATCTGTCCCGGTGAACGGAAGCCAGACCGCAGCTTCCGGCTAAGCGATTTTCAGTCGCTCTCTGAATCTCGCCATGCTGGAAACCTCATGTTTACGTTCTCGTTAGACCTGGCTTCTTTCACTGATTTTCTATTTCTCTCTGTGTCAACGATTCTTTCTGGCTTTCTACTCGCCCACACTCGTACCGTTTGCGGAATGCTTTTTTCAAGCTTAATTCTGGTTTTGATGTGTACTGATTAAGATTCAGTAAGGTTATTTTAAGGTGGGACACCCGGTATGTTATGCACATTTCTAGGTTTTTATGTTGAccagttaattttataattgaaaaaaatcAAGTTCAGAAGATAAATGTCGATATTTgcattcattattaattttttcatgaAGCTCAATATCAACAAACGGAATTAGATTAAcaagttatataattttatatctaaTAATTGCGTAAGTTAATGAATATGTATATCGGAGTAGTAAATCAGGAAtgtgttaatatttatataacgaATTTTCTATTGAATACATCAGAGATCGCCACACGTTGTACAGTCACCTGTCGAAATGTGCAAAATCGTCAGCCGTATTGGAATCGACACATGTTTGAAATGGGTAGTTGTCACCATACGATCACGGGTAgaatcgccacgtgttatattgccaaaccTCGAATCTCTGTTGTATCACTATTCGTAGAATATGTACCCTTATGTGATGTATCACATATGAAATCGGTGTACATAGAATCATATGTTGTATCGTCGTagaatctcgcgttatatcgccacgggttCCGCTACTGAAAAAGCTACGTTTTATTGCTAAAAGCTAATATATTGCCACCGTAACTTACTCCATCTCCACAACAAAACCAGAATTCAAAAATACCTTTTTAAAGACATTCTATTATCTATGCTATTCTTAAACATATTCTAAACGCAGTTGTAAATATCCGATACAAGGAAAGAAGCATATCCGCAAAGTATGACTCGTGTATCTAACAGCTGAATTGCACCCAGTCCTCTACTATGTTTGATTTGCATGTCATAATCCTCGCACGTGGTTAACAATCGCCTGTTGTTCGTTCTGCACGTTCCTCTTCGTTTGCTCTGCGTCTACCGTTTACTTAACCACTCCAGATATCACCTCTTAGATCTCCATCTCTCTACTCTTCAGCTTGAATTACCTCTTCGTTCTCCTTCGCCTTGATCGTGCATAGATTGCGCGGCCAGAAtgtttgttttaaatatttgcttCGAATGACGTAACGGGTCGCTGTGAAAACGTTTTTAACATCGGCACGCAATTCTTGCCACGTGTatcaactatactcattattgtcACTAACCTCATTTAGGTCCAATTTGAGTGATCAAAAGACATGCAACGTTGAAGAGTATGGACGCTagctattttctttaatttgttatattcttgcaaaatatattggaaattttttgttacgttttcaaaataaatatttcagttaTCAAAACTTTGGTGTCGTGATCAAACTAAACTTCACGAAATACCTTCACAAGTTTGTAGAATATCTAGTGAACTATTCTAAAACTTAGAGAATGAAAATAGAAAGGGAAGAATTGTTGCTATCTCAACTATCTCGTTGCTGTCTTTTGCTCCCGCAGATCAGTTAATACCGATCGTCATCTTCCCACTAACAAATCACATTAAAATAGAAATCGAATCCTCTGTA
Above is a window of Megachile rotundata isolate GNS110a chromosome 12, iyMegRotu1, whole genome shotgun sequence DNA encoding:
- the LOC100876612 gene encoding uncharacterized protein LOC100876612 isoform X1; this translates as MKLIIVLACALCVTLISSTPLPEGERFQSEALDRLVTVEGDNEIALRRKRTIGILKELFPEISQDVNPEAEDRVNEVAAESQNNEVKVQFADEQGSSDAAAPLTPLDEVEAEDDENRNKRFLNFGFGASADKGSGAGSGNFLFDIIRQAADGAARAAGTVYRVVAGTQSLGLGLSASRDLGPVPQGAAPAAAPAGSSTTAGSSTSAPAASGTGNLPPLVAGSGSASAGTGKAEEPPEAVPGPVTRLFVIANRGISNLIQDLILRLAATSERIVNFKARLITSII
- the LOC100876612 gene encoding uncharacterized protein LOC100876612 isoform X5, whose amino-acid sequence is MKLIIVLACALCVTLISSTPLPEGERFQSEALDRLVTVEGDNEIALRRKRTIGILKELFPEISQDVNPEAEDRVNEVAAESQNNEVKVQFADEQGSSDAAAPLTPLDEVEAEDDENRNKRFLNFGFGASADKGSGAGSGNFLFDIIRLVAGSGSASAGTGKAEEPPEAVPGPVTRLFVIANRGISNLIQDLILRLAATSERIVNFKARLITSII
- the LOC100876612 gene encoding uncharacterized protein LOC100876612 isoform X4: MKLIIVLACALCVTLISSTPLPEGERFQSEDVNPEAEDRVNEVAAESQNNEVKVQFADEQGSSDAAAPLTPLDEVEAEDDENRNKRFLNFGFGASADKGSGAGSGNFLFDIIRQAADGAARAAGTVYRVVAGTQSLGLGLSASRDLGPVPQGAAPAAAPAGSSTTAGSSTSAPAASGTGNLPPLVAGSGSASAGTGKAEEPPEAVPGPVTRLFVIANRGISNLIQDLILRLAATSERIVNFKARLITSII
- the LOC100876612 gene encoding uncharacterized protein LOC100876612 isoform X2; this translates as MRSRTPPVTLPRSPPNRPSMRRPKSAMTCRTRGRPTSATRSLDRRSLTSSVTRLEDVNPEAEDRVNEVAAESQNNEVKVQFADEQGSSDAAAPLTPLDEVEAEDDENRNKRFLNFGFGASADKGSGAGSGNFLFDIIRQAADGAARAAGTVYRVVAGTQSLGLGLSASRDLGPVPQGAAPAAAPAGSSTTAGSSTSAPAASGTGNLPPLVAGSGSASAGTGKAEEPPEAVPGPVTRLFVIANRGISNLIQDLILRLAATSERIVNFKARLITSII
- the LOC100876612 gene encoding uncharacterized protein LOC100876612 isoform X3, with the translated sequence MRSRTPPVTLPRSPPNRPSMRRPKSAMTCRTRGRPTSATRSLDRRSLTSSDVNPEAEDRVNEVAAESQNNEVKVQFADEQGSSDAAAPLTPLDEVEAEDDENRNKRFLNFGFGASADKGSGAGSGNFLFDIIRQAADGAARAAGTVYRVVAGTQSLGLGLSASRDLGPVPQGAAPAAAPAGSSTTAGSSTSAPAASGTGNLPPLVAGSGSASAGTGKAEEPPEAVPGPVTRLFVIANRGISNLIQDLILRLAATSERIVNFKARLITSII